A window from Polyangium spumosum encodes these proteins:
- a CDS encoding homocysteine S-methyltransferase family protein produces MSSLDALLTRLEAGRPLVLGGDPVSSFAARGVETSGAAPLGRAVRENPGAVSEHYRQEITAGADVIVAVTDETMPRALAQIGMAFRSAALTGTAVDLAIEAASAAPRSVVVAGLLGARWIAPALPERITEEYAMHATRLSTSGCELIIARGFSPEAFRHGTQLARMARLSAIVSACATQLPTWALLESTDGERVVDGDSLEEGARAAVEAGVHAVLVDVPSEGAAKVALDIVTRAGAPRVGVLLAASPECQHGVPDTTTSVDAWVMACKRLVDGGARFVGGGAGTTAKHVAVLARAFGPKGSGSERSPMWPQAV; encoded by the coding sequence GTGAGCTCTCTCGATGCCCTCCTGACCCGCCTCGAAGCGGGGCGCCCGCTCGTCCTGGGTGGCGATCCGGTCTCGTCCTTCGCGGCGAGGGGCGTGGAGACCTCCGGCGCGGCGCCGCTCGGGCGCGCCGTGCGCGAGAACCCCGGCGCCGTCTCCGAGCACTACCGGCAGGAGATCACGGCGGGAGCGGACGTGATCGTGGCGGTCACGGACGAGACGATGCCGCGGGCGCTCGCCCAGATCGGCATGGCGTTCCGCTCGGCCGCGCTCACGGGCACGGCGGTCGACCTCGCGATCGAGGCGGCGAGCGCCGCGCCGCGGTCGGTCGTGGTGGCGGGCCTGCTCGGGGCGCGCTGGATCGCGCCGGCGCTGCCGGAGCGGATCACCGAAGAGTACGCGATGCACGCGACGCGCCTGTCGACGTCGGGTTGCGAGCTCATCATCGCGCGGGGCTTCTCGCCGGAGGCCTTCCGGCATGGCACGCAGCTCGCGCGGATGGCGAGGCTCTCGGCCATCGTGAGCGCGTGCGCCACGCAGCTCCCGACGTGGGCCTTGCTCGAGTCGACGGACGGCGAGCGAGTCGTCGATGGTGATTCGCTGGAGGAGGGGGCACGCGCCGCGGTCGAGGCCGGGGTGCATGCCGTGCTCGTCGACGTGCCGAGCGAGGGCGCGGCCAAGGTCGCGCTCGACATCGTGACGCGCGCGGGGGCGCCTCGCGTCGGCGTGCTGCTCGCGGCGAGCCCCGAGTGTCAACATGGCGTACCAGACACCACGACATCGGTGGATGCGTGGGTCATGGCGTGTAAACGTCTGGTCGACGGAGGCGCGAGGTTCGTCGGAGGTGGCGCTGGCACCACGGCGAAACACGTGGCTGTCCTCGCGCGTGCGTTCGGTCCGAAGGGGTCCGGCTCGGAGCGCTCACCGATGTGGCCGCAGGCCGTGTAG
- a CDS encoding VWA domain-containing protein: MKKRLRVIAWATTCLALAGLLFWAYRRFVLLHPDPTLTWVRGGVTYELLNPKMLGAILLAPWFVGVLSQSLADLPWPQRVLSVLLRITFVVLLALGLSRLARTATTEKVCTVYLVDVSDSVTDEALDDARAAVQRAWAEKPKDGIVKLVTFAKRPRLVEGPPGEGAENEKPPPITRHESTDKAQAESLGAGSNLQAALQLAYGLYPQGYLKRAVLLTDGVQTEGDILAESNRAKEFGIKLFTVPYRRPAPPEVAVRELKMPERVKVGETFAIHADIYATRPTKARARLYQGEALNGLEGIKELDLKAGPNDVVFKSVVRIAGQVTYAFELDEIPADKFKENNKYATTIDVPGRPAVLYVEGTPQHAGPLSSALTAQQLDVDVRPPAGFPASVKEIERFDFVILSDTPKDAVSLQAQELIETYVRDLGGGFLFAGGEAGYGLGGWYHTTIERILPVRMDNERKKEMPSVALVLVMDRSGSMTGLPLEMAKAAAKATAGVLSSDDLLEVIAFDTAPTRYVKMQSARNRSRIAGDIARIQPGGGTEIFPALDAAYQDLTVTQARKKHVVLMTDGKASSSGIRDLVSAMIAESITVTTVGLGGDVDEQLLKMIADVGGGRYHAVADANNLPRIFTKETEMIARAAAVEEWFPVTQVGDAAFLRGVDVRTAPNLHGYVSTKMKPPPAVELLQSDTGEPILARWRVGLGWTLAWTSDVKSRWAVEWLRWPGFERFWGQLVHEHMRQKHRRELDMKAEVVGGRLRASVDAFGADERFENNLTSKLSIIQPGGETKVVDFRQTAPGRYEIDLPLDKYGSFLLRAEHMREAEGGAMKQVAVSFGHVSNPYPKEYASFEADLSTLEKAALATGATVDPASVQAIFDPAGEKVTYHEELWTRFVYAAIVVFLLDLFVRRVRLFDRKFLPKRGGRGSGQAASPRAA, encoded by the coding sequence TTGAAAAAGCGCCTCCGGGTCATCGCTTGGGCAACGACCTGCCTCGCGCTCGCAGGGCTCCTCTTCTGGGCCTATCGGCGCTTCGTCCTGCTCCACCCCGATCCCACGCTGACGTGGGTGCGCGGCGGGGTCACCTACGAGCTGCTCAACCCGAAGATGCTCGGGGCGATCCTGCTCGCGCCCTGGTTCGTCGGTGTCCTCTCGCAGTCGCTCGCCGATCTGCCGTGGCCGCAGCGCGTGCTCTCGGTGCTCCTCAGGATCACGTTCGTCGTGCTGCTCGCGCTCGGCCTCTCGCGGCTCGCGCGTACGGCCACGACCGAGAAGGTCTGCACCGTCTACCTCGTCGACGTCTCGGACTCCGTGACGGACGAGGCGCTCGACGACGCGCGCGCGGCCGTGCAGCGGGCCTGGGCCGAGAAACCGAAGGACGGGATCGTCAAGCTCGTCACGTTCGCGAAGCGGCCACGCCTCGTGGAAGGGCCGCCGGGCGAGGGCGCGGAGAACGAAAAACCTCCGCCGATCACGCGGCACGAGAGCACGGACAAGGCGCAAGCGGAGTCGCTCGGCGCGGGGTCGAACCTGCAGGCCGCGCTCCAGCTCGCGTACGGCCTCTATCCGCAGGGCTACCTCAAGCGCGCCGTGCTCCTCACGGACGGCGTGCAGACCGAGGGCGACATCCTCGCCGAGTCGAACCGCGCCAAGGAGTTCGGGATCAAGCTCTTCACGGTCCCGTACCGCAGGCCCGCGCCGCCCGAGGTGGCCGTGCGCGAGCTCAAGATGCCCGAGCGCGTGAAGGTCGGCGAGACGTTCGCGATCCACGCCGACATCTACGCGACGCGGCCGACGAAGGCGCGCGCGCGGCTCTACCAGGGCGAGGCGCTGAACGGCCTCGAGGGCATCAAGGAGCTCGATCTGAAGGCCGGGCCGAACGACGTCGTCTTCAAGAGCGTCGTGCGTATCGCGGGCCAGGTGACGTACGCGTTCGAGCTCGACGAGATCCCGGCCGACAAGTTCAAGGAGAACAACAAGTACGCGACCACGATCGACGTGCCCGGACGCCCGGCGGTGCTCTACGTCGAGGGCACGCCGCAGCACGCGGGGCCGCTGTCGAGCGCGCTCACGGCGCAGCAGCTCGACGTCGACGTGCGCCCGCCCGCGGGCTTCCCGGCCTCGGTGAAGGAGATCGAGCGCTTCGACTTCGTGATCCTGAGCGATACGCCGAAGGACGCGGTGTCGCTGCAGGCGCAGGAGCTCATCGAGACGTACGTGCGAGACCTCGGCGGCGGCTTCCTCTTCGCCGGCGGCGAGGCGGGCTACGGGCTCGGCGGCTGGTACCACACGACGATCGAGCGGATCTTGCCGGTCCGCATGGACAACGAGCGCAAGAAGGAGATGCCGAGCGTCGCGCTGGTGCTCGTCATGGATCGCTCCGGCTCGATGACCGGCCTGCCGCTGGAGATGGCGAAGGCCGCGGCGAAGGCGACGGCGGGGGTGCTCTCATCCGACGATCTGCTCGAGGTCATCGCCTTCGACACGGCGCCGACGCGGTACGTGAAGATGCAGTCCGCGCGCAACCGCTCGCGGATCGCGGGCGACATCGCGCGGATCCAGCCGGGCGGCGGTACCGAGATCTTCCCCGCGCTCGACGCGGCCTACCAGGACCTCACGGTCACGCAGGCTCGCAAGAAGCACGTCGTGCTCATGACGGACGGCAAGGCCTCGAGCTCGGGCATCCGGGATCTCGTCTCGGCCATGATCGCCGAGTCGATCACGGTGACGACCGTCGGCCTCGGCGGCGACGTGGACGAGCAGCTCCTCAAGATGATCGCCGACGTCGGCGGCGGCCGTTACCACGCCGTCGCCGACGCGAACAACCTGCCGCGCATCTTCACGAAAGAGACGGAGATGATCGCGCGCGCCGCCGCGGTCGAGGAGTGGTTCCCCGTCACGCAGGTCGGCGACGCGGCCTTCTTGCGGGGCGTCGACGTGCGCACCGCGCCGAACCTGCACGGCTACGTCTCGACGAAGATGAAGCCGCCGCCCGCGGTCGAGCTCCTGCAGAGCGACACGGGCGAGCCCATCCTCGCGCGCTGGCGCGTGGGGCTCGGCTGGACGCTCGCGTGGACGAGCGACGTGAAGTCACGCTGGGCGGTCGAGTGGCTCCGGTGGCCGGGGTTCGAGCGCTTCTGGGGCCAGCTCGTGCACGAGCACATGCGGCAGAAGCACCGGCGTGAGCTCGACATGAAGGCCGAGGTCGTGGGCGGGCGATTGCGCGCCTCCGTGGACGCCTTCGGCGCCGACGAGCGCTTCGAGAACAACCTGACCTCGAAGCTCTCCATCATCCAGCCGGGCGGCGAGACGAAGGTCGTCGACTTCCGGCAGACGGCGCCCGGTCGGTACGAGATCGATCTTCCGCTCGACAAGTACGGCTCCTTCCTGCTCCGGGCCGAGCACATGCGCGAGGCGGAGGGCGGGGCGATGAAGCAGGTCGCCGTGAGCTTCGGCCACGTGTCGAACCCGTATCCGAAGGAGTACGCGAGCTTCGAGGCCGATCTCTCCACGCTCGAGAAGGCGGCCCTCGCCACGGGCGCGACCGTCGATCCTGCCTCCGTGCAGGCGATCTTCGATCCCGCCGGCGAGAAGGTGACGTACCACGAGGAGCTCTGGACCCGCTTCGTGTACGCGGCGATCGTGGTCTTCCTCCTCGACCTCTTCGTCCGTCGCGTCCGCCTGTTCGACCGGAAGTTCCTCCCCAAGCGTGGGGGACGGGGGAGCGGGCAGGCGGCCTCCCCGCGGGCGGCGTGA
- a CDS encoding vWA domain-containing protein, protein MHFVGVPLATLLQIGALAGAVVVVFYILKLRRRPVAVPFEKLWERILRDKEATSLFSQLKRLLSLLLQLALLALLLLALGDPRPAANILEGRNILVLVDASASMKATDAAPSRIEAAKEEVKRMVRGLSGSDRMLVAQMDAAVTPLSTMTSEIPDLEAAVASIKATDAGADFARGLRFGVDTLRGLSSPEIIVVSDGALGPTVDAAGPVELGDVRLSFVPIGSRSANVAITGFSVRRYPLDKSRYEVMLEVTNTNDEAVDVELSLFGDGQLTDLSQIRLGPKERLPRFYPNLSGASKTLEAKIAYANGSRDDLPADDHAFALLPERRRARVQVVTTGNMFLEAALLLDEYLEVTSVDPSKYPAKGNFDVTIFDGVTPNVTPGSGSLLYLNPSGENVPFEVGKPVEDTDPNYRLGFDELDEKHPILRYTVLSDVNIGRARPLKGEKEDKVIGRSYKGPILIAGSRAGVKFVALGFDIRESDFPLRISWPLFLLNTINEFVEEDVQYISSFRTGTVWQIPASSAAQIATLEMPDGAKRDVPVKDGRAVFLGQQAGFYKLSTGPDEVTTFAANLVDPAESEIKPATELVVGGRAAGAVGEFKVGVRREIWIYLLAAVLLVTAIEWLTYHRRVTV, encoded by the coding sequence ATGCATTTCGTCGGCGTCCCGCTCGCGACCCTGCTGCAGATCGGCGCCCTCGCCGGCGCCGTGGTCGTCGTCTTCTACATCCTGAAGCTCCGCCGGCGGCCCGTCGCCGTGCCCTTCGAGAAGCTCTGGGAGCGCATCCTGCGCGACAAGGAGGCGACGAGCCTCTTCTCGCAGTTGAAGCGCCTCCTCTCGCTCCTCCTGCAGCTCGCGCTGCTCGCGCTGCTCCTGCTCGCGCTCGGGGATCCGCGGCCCGCGGCGAACATCCTCGAGGGCCGGAACATCCTCGTGCTCGTCGACGCGAGCGCGAGCATGAAGGCCACCGACGCCGCGCCTTCGCGCATCGAGGCCGCGAAGGAGGAGGTCAAGCGGATGGTCCGCGGCCTCTCCGGCAGCGATCGCATGCTCGTCGCGCAGATGGACGCGGCCGTGACGCCGCTCTCCACGATGACGAGCGAGATCCCCGACCTCGAGGCGGCCGTCGCTTCGATCAAGGCGACGGACGCGGGCGCTGACTTCGCGCGGGGCCTGCGCTTCGGGGTCGATACGCTGCGGGGGCTCTCTTCACCGGAGATCATCGTCGTGTCGGACGGCGCGCTCGGACCCACCGTCGACGCGGCCGGCCCGGTGGAGCTCGGCGACGTGCGCCTCTCCTTCGTGCCCATCGGATCACGCTCGGCGAACGTGGCGATCACGGGCTTCTCCGTGCGGCGTTACCCGCTCGACAAGAGCCGCTACGAGGTGATGCTCGAGGTCACGAACACGAACGACGAAGCCGTGGACGTCGAGCTCTCGCTCTTCGGCGACGGGCAGCTCACGGACCTCTCGCAGATCCGGCTCGGCCCGAAGGAGCGGCTGCCGCGCTTCTATCCGAACCTCTCGGGTGCGTCGAAGACGCTCGAAGCAAAGATCGCCTACGCGAACGGGAGCCGCGACGATCTGCCCGCCGACGATCACGCGTTCGCGCTCTTGCCGGAGCGCAGGCGCGCGCGCGTGCAGGTCGTGACCACGGGCAACATGTTCCTCGAAGCGGCGCTCCTGCTCGACGAGTACCTCGAGGTCACGAGCGTCGATCCCTCGAAGTATCCTGCGAAGGGCAACTTCGACGTGACCATCTTCGACGGCGTGACGCCGAACGTCACGCCGGGCAGCGGCAGCCTGCTCTACCTGAACCCCTCGGGCGAGAACGTGCCGTTCGAGGTGGGCAAGCCCGTCGAAGATACGGATCCGAACTATCGGCTCGGCTTCGACGAGCTCGACGAGAAGCACCCGATCCTCCGCTACACGGTCCTCTCGGACGTCAACATCGGGCGCGCGCGTCCGCTGAAGGGCGAGAAGGAGGACAAGGTGATCGGCCGGAGCTACAAGGGCCCGATCCTCATCGCCGGCAGCCGCGCGGGCGTGAAGTTCGTCGCGCTGGGCTTCGACATCCGCGAGAGCGATTTCCCGCTCCGGATCTCCTGGCCGCTCTTCCTGCTCAACACGATCAACGAGTTCGTCGAGGAGGACGTCCAGTACATCTCCTCGTTCCGTACGGGCACGGTCTGGCAGATCCCGGCCTCGTCCGCGGCGCAGATCGCGACGCTCGAGATGCCCGACGGGGCGAAGCGCGACGTGCCCGTGAAGGACGGCCGCGCGGTCTTCCTCGGCCAGCAAGCGGGCTTTTACAAGCTGTCCACGGGTCCGGACGAGGTCACGACCTTCGCGGCGAACCTCGTCGATCCTGCCGAGAGCGAGATCAAGCCCGCGACGGAGCTCGTCGTCGGAGGGCGGGCGGCCGGCGCCGTGGGTGAGTTCAAGGTCGGCGTGCGTCGCGAGATCTGGATCTACTTGCTCGCCGCGGTGCTCCTCGTCACCGCGATCGAGTGGCTCACGTACCATCGGAGGGTGACGGTTTGA
- a CDS encoding DUF58 domain-containing protein: protein MGVLEFLGLRPDKPSLRRGGASGEDDLFDDEFQRKLEYLAMVSRRVFSGAMRAERRTKKTGSGIEFADHRDYAPGDDIRYLDWNAYQKFDRLLIRLYEEEEDLAIYFILDTSSSMGFGEGEKLRQAKRLCAALAYVGLANLDRIAIVAATDEISGRMPTTRGKARIFRIFRFLNGVKAEGATDLGAAMKTFVAQHKRRGLAVLLTDLYDPEGFERGINVLRFNRFEPYVIHLVDKNDAKPDIKGDVRVYDCETGAEREVTVTAKVLEKYQQAYDGYLEEAQRFCTTRQVSYFRADVDVSFDELILRVFRRGGFLR from the coding sequence ATGGGTGTGCTCGAGTTCCTGGGGCTCCGGCCCGACAAGCCGTCCTTGCGCCGCGGCGGCGCGAGCGGCGAAGACGACCTCTTCGACGACGAGTTCCAGCGCAAGCTCGAGTACCTCGCGATGGTGAGCCGCCGCGTCTTCTCGGGCGCGATGCGCGCGGAGCGGCGGACGAAGAAGACGGGCTCGGGCATCGAGTTCGCCGATCACCGCGACTACGCGCCCGGCGACGACATCCGTTACCTCGACTGGAACGCCTACCAGAAGTTCGATCGGCTGCTCATCCGGCTCTACGAGGAGGAAGAGGATCTCGCGATCTACTTCATCCTCGACACGTCCTCGTCGATGGGCTTCGGCGAGGGCGAGAAGCTCCGGCAGGCGAAGCGGCTCTGCGCGGCGCTCGCGTACGTGGGGCTCGCGAACCTCGACAGGATCGCGATCGTCGCGGCGACCGACGAGATCAGCGGGCGGATGCCGACGACACGCGGCAAGGCGCGCATCTTCCGCATCTTCCGCTTCCTCAACGGCGTGAAGGCCGAGGGCGCGACGGATCTCGGCGCGGCGATGAAGACCTTCGTCGCCCAGCACAAGCGCCGCGGCCTCGCCGTGCTGCTCACCGATCTCTACGATCCGGAGGGCTTCGAGCGCGGGATCAACGTGCTGCGCTTCAACCGCTTCGAGCCCTACGTGATCCACCTCGTCGACAAGAACGACGCGAAGCCCGACATCAAGGGCGACGTGCGCGTCTACGACTGCGAGACGGGCGCGGAGCGCGAGGTCACGGTCACGGCCAAGGTGCTCGAGAAATACCAGCAGGCGTACGACGGCTACCTGGAGGAGGCGCAGCGGTTCTGCACCACGCGCCAGGTGAGTTACTTCCGCGCCGACGTCGACGTGTCCTTCGACGAGCTCATCCTCCGCGTCTTCCGCCGCGGCGGCTTCCTCCGGTAG
- a CDS encoding AAA family ATPase produces MAEKNKDLARAEVADFQKSIGGLREEVGKVIVGNREVVDGVLTCMLAGSHALLEGVPGLGKTMLVRTMAQALELQFSRIQFTPDMMPADILGTTMIDEGAGGQRALSFRKGPIFANIVLADEINRATPKTQSALLEAMQEHRVTVSKTSYTLEEPFFVLATQNPLESEGTYPLPEAQLDRFFFKLHVPFPGREELHGILDRTTGMEAPEAKPVVDKKRLLAMQKLVREVPVARHVQDYAVRLLQATHPEGKSLDLVKRFVKFGSSPRGAQALLLAAKIRALFEGRFAASVDDVKAVCLPALRHRVLLNFEGEAEGVKTDDVLLAIMKQLPDTAE; encoded by the coding sequence ATGGCCGAGAAGAACAAGGATCTCGCGCGCGCCGAGGTCGCCGATTTTCAGAAGAGCATCGGCGGGCTGCGCGAGGAGGTGGGGAAGGTCATCGTCGGCAACCGCGAGGTCGTCGACGGCGTGCTCACGTGCATGCTGGCCGGCTCCCACGCGCTGCTCGAAGGCGTGCCGGGGCTCGGCAAGACGATGCTGGTCCGGACGATGGCGCAGGCGCTGGAGCTGCAGTTCTCGCGCATCCAGTTCACGCCCGACATGATGCCGGCCGACATCCTCGGGACGACGATGATCGACGAGGGCGCGGGCGGGCAGCGCGCGCTCTCGTTCCGCAAAGGTCCGATCTTCGCGAACATCGTGCTCGCCGACGAGATCAACCGCGCCACGCCGAAGACGCAGAGCGCGCTGCTCGAGGCGATGCAGGAGCACCGCGTCACGGTCTCGAAGACGAGCTACACGCTCGAAGAGCCGTTCTTCGTCCTCGCCACGCAGAACCCGCTGGAGAGCGAGGGCACGTATCCGCTGCCCGAGGCGCAGCTCGATCGGTTCTTCTTCAAGCTGCACGTGCCGTTCCCGGGCCGCGAGGAGCTACACGGGATCCTCGATCGCACGACGGGCATGGAGGCGCCCGAGGCGAAGCCCGTGGTCGACAAGAAGCGGCTGCTCGCCATGCAGAAGCTCGTGCGCGAGGTGCCCGTGGCGCGGCACGTCCAGGACTACGCGGTGCGCTTGCTCCAGGCGACGCACCCGGAGGGCAAGTCGCTCGACCTCGTGAAGCGCTTCGTCAAGTTCGGCTCGTCGCCGCGCGGCGCGCAGGCGCTCCTGCTCGCGGCGAAGATCCGCGCGCTCTTCGAGGGGCGGTTCGCGGCGTCGGTCGACGACGTGAAGGCCGTGTGTCTGCCGGCGCTCCGGCACCGCGTGCTCCTCAATTTCGAGGGCGAGGCCGAGGGCGTGAAGACCGACGACGTCCTGCTCGCCATCATGAAGCAGCTCCCCGACACCGCCGAGTAG
- a CDS encoding response regulator transcription factor, with translation MSSASTSTKPLTVVVAEDEPAMLSLVARHLRTLGFHVHDAADGETAWRLIQQHHPELVMLDVMMPQMSGWEVAKLVKAPNAAGGALANTPVLMLTGIGESMNAMTSPLFADGWLDKPFEFAKLDEKIRELLAKYGKEMPPRRALDEVELDEELAAEEEAAPPKPARAAKKATKKATKKPAKKAAAKKAGKAPAKATKKATKKAAAPAKKATKKAAGGGAAKAPAAKKATTKAKATAGRKATAKKPRAAARRSS, from the coding sequence ATGTCGTCCGCCAGCACCAGCACGAAGCCTCTCACCGTCGTCGTCGCCGAGGACGAGCCCGCCATGCTGAGCCTGGTGGCTCGCCATCTCCGGACCCTCGGCTTTCACGTCCACGATGCCGCCGACGGCGAGACCGCGTGGCGCCTGATCCAGCAGCATCACCCCGAGCTCGTGATGCTCGACGTGATGATGCCGCAGATGAGCGGCTGGGAGGTCGCGAAGCTCGTGAAGGCTCCGAACGCCGCGGGCGGGGCCCTCGCGAACACGCCGGTCCTGATGCTCACGGGCATCGGCGAGAGCATGAACGCGATGACCTCGCCGCTCTTCGCCGACGGTTGGCTCGACAAGCCCTTCGAGTTCGCCAAGCTCGACGAGAAGATCCGCGAGCTCCTGGCGAAGTACGGCAAGGAGATGCCGCCGCGTCGGGCGCTCGACGAGGTCGAGCTCGACGAGGAGCTCGCCGCGGAAGAAGAGGCGGCCCCGCCGAAGCCCGCGCGCGCCGCGAAGAAGGCGACGAAGAAGGCCACGAAGAAGCCGGCGAAGAAGGCGGCCGCGAAGAAGGCCGGAAAGGCCCCGGCGAAGGCCACGAAGAAGGCCACGAAGAAGGCGGCGGCGCCCGCGAAGAAGGCCACGAAGAAGGCGGCGGGCGGCGGCGCGGCCAAGGCGCCGGCGGCGAAGAAGGCCACGACGAAGGCGAAGGCGACGGCGGGGCGGAAGGCGACGGCGAAGAAGCCGCGCGCGGCGGCGCGTCGATCGAGCTGA
- a CDS encoding NAD-dependent epimerase/dehydratase family protein: MTTTQDLAAVSGATGFIGSAVVRELLDQGRRVRALVEPGASPKNLEGLPAERVERVEVDVCDAAGMRKALEGASAFYHLAAIYKVWMPDPTPIHRVNIEGTLTSLLAARDVGVRRVIYTSSIAAVGLKDDGTPADESTPWNLWDLANDYIASKYHAERVVTRLAEAGLPVVIVNPAFPFGPRDIGPTPTGGIILSFLRGKMPGVGKGGFCAVDVDDVAIAHVAAETRGRIGERYILGNHNVTFRAFLELVAEVSGKKPPRLPIPAGLARAMAFGLESWADHVSHTPPIATYRSVRYMQHHAYYDGSKARRELGLPVTPLRTSVERAIEYFRANGMV, translated from the coding sequence ATGACCACCACCCAGGACCTCGCCGCCGTGAGCGGCGCCACGGGATTCATCGGATCAGCCGTCGTACGCGAGCTGCTCGACCAGGGCCGCCGTGTGCGCGCGCTCGTCGAGCCCGGAGCGAGCCCGAAGAACCTCGAGGGTTTGCCCGCGGAGCGCGTCGAGCGCGTGGAGGTCGACGTCTGCGACGCGGCCGGGATGCGCAAGGCGCTCGAAGGCGCGAGCGCGTTTTACCACCTCGCGGCCATCTACAAGGTGTGGATGCCCGATCCCACGCCGATCCACCGCGTCAACATCGAGGGCACGTTGACCTCGTTGCTCGCCGCCCGCGACGTGGGCGTGCGCCGCGTGATCTACACCTCGTCGATCGCGGCGGTCGGCTTGAAGGACGACGGCACGCCCGCCGACGAGTCGACGCCGTGGAACCTCTGGGACCTCGCGAACGACTACATCGCCTCGAAATACCACGCCGAGCGCGTCGTCACGCGCCTCGCCGAGGCGGGCTTGCCCGTGGTGATCGTGAACCCCGCGTTCCCCTTCGGCCCGCGCGACATCGGGCCCACGCCGACCGGCGGCATCATCCTCTCGTTCCTGCGAGGGAAGATGCCCGGCGTGGGCAAAGGCGGGTTCTGCGCGGTCGACGTGGACGACGTCGCGATCGCGCACGTCGCCGCCGAGACCCGCGGGCGCATCGGCGAGCGGTACATCCTCGGCAACCACAACGTCACGTTCCGCGCGTTCCTCGAGCTCGTCGCCGAGGTCTCCGGCAAGAAGCCGCCGCGGCTGCCGATCCCCGCCGGCCTCGCGCGCGCCATGGCCTTCGGCCTCGAGTCCTGGGCCGATCACGTGAGCCACACGCCGCCGATCGCCACCTACAGGAGCGTCCGCTACATGCAGCACCACGCCTACTACGACGGCTCGAAGGCCCGGCGCGAGCTCGGTTTGCCCGTGACGCCCCTCCGGACCTCGGTCGAGCGCGCGATCGAGTACTTCCGGGCGAACGGGATGGTTTGA